Proteins from a single region of Geothrix sp. PMB-07:
- the galE gene encoding UDP-glucose 4-epimerase GalE → MTRHVLITGGAGFIGSHTVDLLIREGYAVTVLDSLEKGHRSVVHPQATFVQGDCGDAALLDEVFAERAVDAVLHFAAYIEAGESMQQPERFFVNNTARPLVLLDAMLRAGVKRFVFSSTAATYGEPQYTPIDEAHPQQPTNAYGYAKLLVEGALDWMHRLRGLSYAALRYFNAAGCSERLGEDHHPETHLIPLILDVAAGRRASIKLFGEDYPTPDGTCIRDYIHVEDLASAHLLALRALEQGEGQASPLIYNLGNGQGYSVREVVEVARKVTGHPIPVEAEPRRAGDPAVLVASSDKIRRELGWVPRHPSLEAIVQSAWDWRRQHPEGYAD, encoded by the coding sequence ATGACCAGACATGTCCTCATCACCGGCGGCGCCGGTTTCATTGGCAGCCATACGGTGGACCTGCTTATTCGCGAAGGCTACGCCGTGACCGTGCTGGACAGCCTGGAAAAGGGGCACCGCTCGGTGGTGCACCCGCAGGCGACCTTCGTCCAAGGCGATTGTGGCGACGCAGCTCTGCTGGATGAGGTCTTCGCCGAGCGGGCCGTGGATGCGGTACTCCACTTCGCCGCCTACATCGAGGCGGGCGAATCCATGCAGCAGCCAGAGCGCTTCTTCGTGAACAACACGGCCCGCCCGCTGGTGCTGCTGGATGCGATGCTCCGGGCGGGCGTGAAGCGGTTTGTGTTCAGCTCCACCGCAGCGACCTACGGTGAGCCCCAGTACACGCCCATCGACGAGGCTCATCCGCAGCAGCCGACCAACGCCTACGGCTACGCCAAGCTGCTGGTGGAGGGCGCCCTCGACTGGATGCACCGGCTGCGGGGACTGAGCTACGCGGCCCTGCGCTACTTCAACGCCGCCGGGTGCTCGGAGCGCCTGGGGGAGGATCACCACCCGGAGACCCACCTCATCCCCCTCATCCTCGATGTGGCGGCAGGGCGCAGAGCCTCCATCAAGCTCTTCGGCGAAGACTACCCGACGCCCGATGGCACCTGCATCCGCGACTACATCCACGTGGAAGATCTGGCCAGCGCCCACCTGCTGGCCCTTCGCGCCCTGGAGCAGGGCGAAGGCCAGGCATCCCCGCTCATCTACAACCTGGGCAATGGCCAGGGCTACTCGGTGCGCGAGGTCGTCGAAGTGGCGCGGAAGGTCACGGGCCACCCCATTCCCGTGGAAGCCGAGCCCCGCCGGGCGGGCGACCCGGCGGTGCTGGTGGCCTCCAGCGACAAGATCCGCCGGGAGCTGGGCTGGGTGCCACGGCATCCCAGCCTGGAAGCCATTGTGCAGAGCGCATGGGACTGGCGGCGCCAGCATCCCGAGGGCTACGCCGACTGA
- a CDS encoding efflux RND transporter permease subunit encodes MTTENVLPTATHHQSLMRRWFDWMLPRKGWVFALALLWGAAGLASFLTLKRDLFPDLSLPSLNLLIQSPGRAATELELTVAQPVEQALGGLPGVKRVVSTLQAEVVQIVVSFEGDTDPWRARQLVAERLAGILGSFPEGTRAPLVSSAAGRLQEIMEIVLEGPAADPIRLRDHAEQVLIPRLQAVPGVARVERLGGEERQLQVIVQPERMRLQGVSLDQILEALDGSHQDSAAGVMEIQDKGWFITVGSLAAGPETVKQLRLKTPQGAILLGDVADVREGAAFRRGLARHQGHQDVSLRVVRQPSAETLTVAKATRQALDELRQSLPQGMELTLMYDQGTLVNHALDGVTLALLLGGVFVALVLVLLLGNLRAALIVIVVLPLATLGAAIPLKAAGLGLNAMTLGGLAIAVGLLVDAAVIMVENLAHRLNEQRDPGASRQAALTRAAAEVGLPILTAVLVILAVFIPLLALGGLAGRLYAPLALAIASAMTLSLLLSFTLVPALVERFLPPGASLEEPRLVQALKRIYRPALTWAMAHGALVRVFALGLTIPSLWLALNLGSNFLPTLDEGALLLNSILPAETSLAAVDEANFQLEQKLVDLPGVASVYRRTGRSELTEDPMPHTISDVLVVLDGTRRTALVQKDVAERIEDLPFPVELTTPMQMRIAEGIGGTPADIQVKLFHPDLAALQARLPTLQEALAKVPGVASLTPEGAGALPKWTVVPDEDALRRLDVPRTLIAKTLKAALQGQETAPRFVGPQRIERVVRFPDDGRTSPESLKRLPLVLGDGRVVDLGQVAHFQEASTPSLIRREAAQRRLALNIRTDGDLGGTAKRLEQALKGFDLPKGTVVKLGGKIEEARDTQQRLRLAIGAALILVVGLLYMALRRWREVMVVVLTLPDAFAGGLFALWLAGETWNISSIVGMIGLFGVAVQNSLVLISQAKQLMVAGLPFEEALKEASLGRVRPKLMTAGSAILGLMPMLLGLGGSELERPLAIVMVGGLITSTLFTLLALPSFYAWVGRPHTEEPAS; translated from the coding sequence ATGACCACTGAAAATGTCCTGCCCACAGCAACCCATCACCAGAGCCTGATGCGCCGCTGGTTCGACTGGATGCTCCCCCGCAAGGGCTGGGTCTTCGCCCTGGCCCTGCTATGGGGTGCCGCGGGTCTCGCCAGCTTCCTGACCCTGAAGCGCGATCTCTTCCCGGACCTCTCCCTGCCCAGCCTCAATCTGCTCATCCAGAGCCCGGGCCGCGCCGCCACAGAGTTGGAACTCACCGTCGCCCAGCCGGTGGAACAGGCCCTCGGCGGCCTTCCGGGCGTCAAGCGCGTGGTGAGCACGTTACAAGCAGAAGTGGTGCAGATCGTGGTCTCCTTCGAGGGCGACACCGATCCCTGGCGGGCCCGGCAGCTGGTGGCTGAGCGGCTGGCCGGCATCCTTGGCAGCTTCCCGGAAGGCACCCGGGCCCCCCTGGTTTCCAGCGCGGCGGGGCGGCTGCAGGAAATCATGGAGATCGTGCTCGAAGGCCCGGCCGCGGATCCCATTCGGTTGCGCGATCACGCAGAACAGGTGCTGATCCCCCGGTTGCAGGCGGTACCCGGCGTGGCGCGGGTGGAACGCCTGGGCGGCGAGGAACGCCAGCTCCAGGTCATCGTCCAACCCGAGCGCATGCGCCTGCAGGGCGTGAGCCTGGACCAGATCCTGGAGGCCCTGGACGGCAGCCATCAGGACAGTGCCGCCGGTGTCATGGAGATCCAGGACAAGGGTTGGTTCATCACCGTGGGCAGCCTGGCCGCCGGACCCGAAACCGTGAAACAGCTGCGCCTGAAGACGCCCCAGGGCGCCATTCTTCTGGGCGATGTCGCCGATGTCCGCGAGGGTGCCGCCTTCCGGCGCGGCCTCGCACGGCATCAGGGCCACCAGGATGTGAGCCTGCGGGTGGTGCGCCAGCCCTCAGCGGAAACCCTGACCGTGGCCAAGGCCACGCGCCAAGCGCTGGACGAACTGCGCCAAAGCCTGCCCCAGGGCATGGAACTCACCCTGATGTACGACCAGGGCACCCTGGTGAATCACGCCCTGGATGGCGTCACCCTGGCCCTCCTGCTGGGAGGGGTCTTCGTGGCCCTCGTCCTGGTGCTGCTCCTCGGCAACCTGCGGGCGGCCCTCATCGTCATCGTGGTGCTGCCCCTGGCCACCCTCGGGGCGGCCATCCCCCTGAAAGCTGCGGGTCTGGGCCTCAACGCGATGACCCTGGGCGGCCTCGCCATCGCCGTGGGTCTGTTGGTGGATGCAGCCGTCATCATGGTGGAGAACCTGGCGCACCGCCTGAATGAGCAGCGAGATCCAGGAGCCTCCCGCCAGGCGGCCCTCACGCGAGCGGCCGCCGAAGTGGGCCTGCCCATCCTCACGGCGGTGCTGGTGATCCTCGCCGTCTTCATCCCGCTGCTGGCCCTGGGTGGCCTCGCGGGGCGCCTCTACGCGCCGCTGGCCCTGGCCATCGCCAGTGCCATGACCCTCAGCCTGCTGCTGAGCTTCACCCTGGTGCCCGCCCTGGTGGAGCGCTTCCTTCCTCCTGGCGCCAGCCTCGAGGAACCCCGATTGGTTCAGGCCCTCAAGCGGATCTACCGTCCCGCCCTGACTTGGGCCATGGCCCACGGCGCCCTCGTGCGGGTGTTCGCCCTGGGCCTGACGATTCCCAGCCTGTGGCTGGCCCTGAACCTGGGCAGCAACTTCCTGCCGACCCTCGATGAAGGGGCCCTGCTGCTCAACAGCATCCTGCCCGCGGAAACCAGCCTCGCCGCCGTGGACGAGGCCAATTTCCAGCTGGAGCAGAAGCTGGTGGACCTGCCCGGCGTGGCCTCTGTCTACCGCCGCACGGGCCGTTCCGAACTCACCGAAGACCCCATGCCCCACACCATCTCCGATGTGCTCGTGGTGCTGGACGGCACCCGGCGGACCGCGCTGGTGCAGAAGGATGTGGCTGAGCGCATCGAGGATCTGCCCTTTCCCGTGGAGCTGACCACCCCCATGCAGATGCGCATCGCCGAGGGCATCGGCGGCACGCCCGCCGACATCCAGGTGAAGCTCTTCCATCCCGACCTGGCGGCGCTCCAGGCGCGGCTGCCGACCCTCCAGGAAGCCCTGGCCAAGGTGCCGGGGGTGGCCTCCCTCACGCCGGAAGGGGCGGGCGCCCTGCCGAAATGGACCGTGGTGCCCGACGAGGACGCCCTGCGCCGCCTCGACGTGCCCCGCACCCTCATCGCGAAGACGCTGAAGGCGGCCCTGCAGGGCCAGGAAACGGCGCCCCGCTTCGTCGGCCCGCAGCGCATCGAGCGGGTGGTGCGCTTCCCCGACGATGGCCGCACCAGCCCCGAATCCCTCAAGCGCCTGCCCCTGGTGCTGGGAGATGGCCGCGTGGTGGACCTGGGCCAGGTGGCCCACTTCCAGGAGGCCAGCACCCCCAGCCTGATCCGCCGCGAGGCCGCTCAGCGGCGCCTGGCCCTGAACATCCGCACCGACGGAGATCTGGGCGGCACCGCGAAGCGCCTCGAGCAGGCTCTGAAAGGGTTCGATCTGCCCAAGGGCACGGTGGTGAAGCTGGGCGGCAAGATCGAAGAGGCCCGGGACACCCAGCAGCGGTTGCGGCTCGCCATCGGCGCAGCCCTGATCCTGGTGGTGGGGCTGCTCTACATGGCTCTGCGCCGCTGGCGCGAGGTCATGGTGGTGGTGCTCACCCTACCCGATGCGTTCGCGGGCGGCCTCTTCGCCCTCTGGCTGGCGGGGGAGACCTGGAACATCAGCTCCATCGTGGGAATGATCGGCCTCTTCGGCGTGGCCGTGCAGAACAGCCTCGTGCTCATTTCCCAGGCCAAGCAGCTCATGGTCGCGGGTCTGCCCTTTGAAGAGGCGCTGAAGGAGGCCAGCCTCGGCCGGGTGCGCCCCAAGCTCATGACCGCAGGCAGTGCCATCCTGGGCCTGATGCCCATGCTGCTGGGCCTGGGAGGCAGTGAGCTGGAGCGGCCCCTCGCCATCGTCATGGTGGGCGGCCTCATCACCAGCACCCTCTTCACCCTGCTGGCCCTGCCCAGTTTCTATGCGTGGGTGGGCCGCCCGCACACCGAGGAACCGGCTTCGTAA
- the galK gene encoding galactokinase, giving the protein MTGAEQYQRIRRAFKGTFGEPGLVVRGPGRVNLIGEHTDFNLGFVLPAAVDKAIWLALRPRTDDLCRFHAVDLNASCEVRTSERASSDLRWPNYLLGVYSEMAADGRFPRGVDCVFGGDVPIGSGMSSSAALECGFAFGLNELFQLGYDRLELAQLGQRAENRFVGVNCGIMDQFASVLGRDQRLIRLDCRDLSHAFIPFEDPGLVLVLCDTRVRRSLAAGGEYNARRAQCEAGVAHLQARHPEVQSLRDASLDLLETQRDEMDPSVFQRCAYIVKENQRVLDACDSLSRGDYEAFGQRMNESHAGLRDGYEVSCPELDVLAERAQALPGVLGSRMMGAGFGGCTINLVREAELERFEAEMAKAYRQDLKREPLIHVCRLTGGTEIVEAGALLV; this is encoded by the coding sequence GTGACCGGAGCAGAGCAGTACCAGCGCATCCGTCGCGCGTTCAAAGGCACCTTCGGCGAGCCGGGGCTCGTGGTGCGGGGGCCGGGTCGCGTGAACCTCATCGGGGAGCACACCGACTTCAACCTGGGCTTCGTGCTGCCGGCCGCCGTGGACAAGGCCATCTGGCTGGCCCTGCGGCCCCGGACTGACGACCTCTGCCGCTTCCACGCGGTGGATCTCAACGCCTCGTGCGAGGTTCGCACTTCCGAGCGGGCGTCGTCAGATCTGCGCTGGCCGAACTACCTGCTGGGGGTTTACTCGGAGATGGCGGCGGATGGACGGTTCCCCCGGGGCGTGGACTGCGTCTTCGGTGGGGATGTGCCCATCGGCAGCGGCATGTCCTCCTCGGCGGCCCTGGAATGCGGCTTCGCCTTCGGCCTCAACGAGCTCTTCCAACTGGGCTATGACCGTCTGGAACTGGCGCAGTTGGGTCAGCGGGCGGAGAACCGCTTCGTGGGCGTGAACTGCGGCATCATGGATCAGTTCGCTTCCGTTTTGGGCCGTGATCAGCGCCTGATCCGCCTGGACTGCCGCGATCTCAGCCATGCCTTCATTCCCTTTGAGGATCCGGGACTGGTCCTGGTTCTCTGCGACACGCGGGTCCGCCGTTCCCTGGCCGCAGGCGGCGAATACAACGCGCGGCGAGCCCAGTGCGAGGCGGGTGTCGCCCACCTTCAGGCCCGGCATCCCGAGGTGCAGAGCCTGCGCGATGCCAGCCTCGATCTGCTGGAGACTCAGCGGGATGAGATGGATCCCAGCGTCTTCCAGCGCTGCGCCTACATTGTGAAAGAGAACCAGCGGGTGCTGGACGCCTGTGATTCCTTGAGCCGCGGGGATTACGAAGCCTTCGGACAGCGGATGAACGAAAGCCATGCGGGCCTACGCGATGGGTACGAAGTGTCCTGCCCGGAACTGGATGTGCTGGCTGAGCGGGCTCAGGCCCTTCCAGGCGTGCTCGGCAGCCGCATGATGGGAGCCGGTTTCGGCGGCTGCACCATCAACCTTGTCCGTGAGGCTGAGCTGGAGCGCTTCGAGGCCGAGATGGCCAAGGCCTACCGGCAGGACCTGAAGCGCGAACCCCTCATTCATGTCTGCCGCCTCACGGGTGGCACTGAGATTGTCGAAGCAGGAGCCCTCCTTGTTTGA
- a CDS encoding alpha-galactosidase, with protein sequence MSLRCVSIAMVTLLLGAGEPQPVALHTAHTTLFLQQDEQVRLRYFGPRLADGDLSALALGEGAFHVAYGDKNPFGGLAVTHDDGDPTLDLVCTGRASAQEGAGKSLTTLTYKDRVHPFELTVFIRTHAESDTFETWTRIRHEEKGALTLHRADSAAMLFEHMPDTAWLTSFPSAWASEGQCSETALGTERGVTLENRGGVRGAFGANPSFMLSLDGRPSETSGRVIAGALAWSGAWHITLRREVSGRLSLEAGLNAANLQYHLKPGIPFETPHFLFTYSACGKGQASRNLHRWARTSGLRDGHALRPILLNSWEGAYFNFNEERLLKMMDGVKAMGGEMFVLDDGWFGNGPFARDDDKRGLGDWQVNAKKLPRGLAFLAKEAEARGLKFGLWVEPEMANTESQLVKDHPDWVLQTHGRPLNKGRGGSQVVLDLCNPKVQDFIVGFLDRLLSDTPGIAYIKWDANADFLNLGSTYLGAKDQSHLWVEYTRGLYAVLSRIQAKHPGVQFKDCASGGGRMDYGNLAYAHEFWTSDNTDALERLFIQWSASHIYPANAMASHVTVVPNHQTGRTVPLKFRFDVAMGGRLGFELDPAKMSAEDVAFSKAAVAAYKGIRPVVQQGDLFRLLSPFEGPYAALMHVTENRSRAVVFGYCLRNLQGQDLTELRLQGLDPAAHYRIGELNSLPKRSHSSWDGKSFTGQTLMQLGLPLTLDHEYDSAVFELVRVD encoded by the coding sequence ATGTCCCTGCGCTGCGTCTCGATTGCGATGGTCACGCTCCTGCTCGGAGCCGGTGAACCGCAGCCCGTGGCCCTCCACACCGCTCACACGACGCTGTTTCTGCAACAGGATGAGCAAGTCCGCCTCCGCTACTTCGGCCCGCGTCTCGCGGATGGGGATCTGAGCGCCCTGGCCCTGGGTGAGGGCGCCTTCCATGTGGCCTATGGGGACAAGAATCCCTTCGGCGGACTGGCGGTCACCCATGATGACGGCGACCCCACGCTGGATCTCGTCTGCACGGGCAGGGCCTCGGCGCAAGAAGGCGCAGGCAAGAGCCTCACAACACTGACCTACAAGGATCGGGTTCATCCCTTTGAGTTGACCGTGTTCATTCGCACACACGCGGAATCGGACACCTTTGAGACCTGGACTCGCATCCGCCATGAGGAGAAGGGCGCCCTCACCCTGCATCGCGCCGACTCGGCCGCGATGCTCTTCGAGCACATGCCGGACACCGCCTGGCTCACATCCTTCCCCTCGGCTTGGGCCTCCGAAGGCCAGTGCTCTGAAACGGCCCTAGGGACTGAGCGCGGCGTGACCCTGGAGAATCGGGGTGGCGTGCGGGGTGCCTTCGGGGCGAACCCTTCCTTCATGCTGTCGCTCGACGGGCGCCCCTCGGAAACCAGCGGCCGCGTGATCGCGGGAGCCCTGGCCTGGAGCGGTGCCTGGCACATCACCCTTCGCCGCGAGGTCTCTGGCCGCCTCTCTCTGGAAGCGGGCCTCAACGCCGCGAACCTTCAATACCACCTGAAACCGGGCATCCCCTTTGAGACACCACACTTCCTGTTTACCTACAGCGCCTGCGGCAAGGGTCAGGCCAGCCGCAACCTGCACCGGTGGGCCCGGACCTCTGGCCTGCGCGATGGTCATGCCCTGCGGCCCATCCTTCTCAACAGCTGGGAGGGAGCCTACTTCAACTTCAACGAGGAACGCCTGCTCAAGATGATGGATGGCGTGAAGGCCATGGGCGGCGAGATGTTCGTGCTGGATGATGGCTGGTTCGGCAACGGGCCCTTTGCGCGCGATGACGACAAGCGGGGCCTGGGTGACTGGCAGGTGAATGCCAAGAAGCTTCCACGGGGGCTGGCCTTCCTGGCCAAGGAGGCCGAGGCGCGGGGCCTGAAGTTCGGGCTTTGGGTGGAGCCTGAGATGGCCAACACAGAAAGCCAGTTGGTGAAAGATCATCCGGATTGGGTGCTACAGACCCATGGGCGGCCCCTCAACAAGGGCCGGGGCGGCTCCCAGGTGGTGCTGGATCTCTGCAATCCCAAGGTGCAGGATTTCATCGTGGGCTTCCTGGACAGGCTGCTGAGCGACACGCCTGGCATCGCCTACATCAAGTGGGATGCCAATGCCGACTTCCTGAACCTGGGATCGACCTACCTCGGGGCCAAGGACCAGAGTCATCTCTGGGTGGAGTACACCCGCGGTTTGTACGCTGTGCTGAGCCGCATCCAGGCCAAGCATCCGGGGGTTCAGTTCAAGGACTGCGCCTCGGGAGGCGGCCGCATGGACTACGGGAACCTGGCCTATGCGCATGAATTCTGGACCAGTGACAACACCGACGCGCTCGAACGCCTGTTCATCCAATGGAGTGCCAGCCACATTTATCCCGCCAACGCCATGGCTTCCCATGTGACCGTGGTGCCGAATCACCAGACAGGCCGGACGGTGCCCCTGAAGTTCCGCTTTGATGTGGCCATGGGCGGCCGCCTGGGCTTTGAGCTGGATCCCGCCAAGATGAGCGCGGAAGATGTGGCTTTCAGCAAAGCTGCGGTGGCAGCCTACAAGGGCATCCGACCCGTCGTTCAACAGGGGGATCTCTTCCGGCTGCTCTCTCCCTTCGAGGGACCCTACGCGGCACTGATGCACGTGACGGAGAACCGATCCCGCGCCGTGGTGTTTGGCTATTGCCTCCGCAACCTCCAGGGCCAAGACTTGACGGAGTTGCGGCTCCAGGGCCTGGATCCGGCGGCGCACTACCGGATCGGCGAACTCAATTCCCTGCCTAAGCGATCACACAGTTCCTGGGATGGGAAGTCCTTCACGGGCCAGACCCTCATGCAGCTGGGGCTTCCCCTGACGCTGGACCACGAGTACGACTCCGCCGTGTTCGAGCTGGTGCGGGTGGATTGA
- a CDS encoding UDP-glucose--hexose-1-phosphate uridylyltransferase: MSAASRVALRLSKQEPSLFDRSHRRLNLLTGEYVLVSPHRTQRPWQGKVERVEEALRPPYDPGCYLCPGNARAGGHRNPPYESTFVFDNDFAALSPKGEATQPSSSGGLLQAEPVSGLCKVLCFSPRHDLSLPEMSLPELESVLEAWTAESRELGARPDIQCVQVFENKGELMGCSNPHPHSQIWATEHLPNESAKELLQQRAHFARHGRPLLMDVLDEELRQGERIVVANEGFVALVPFWAQWPFETLVLPRKPLRTLLDLDARDRHLLADLIKRLTTRYDNLFEISFPYSMGFHQAPFDGEAHEEWLLHMHFYPPLLRSATVRKYMVGFEMLGMPGRDITPELAAARLREMSEIHYKQIR; encoded by the coding sequence ATGTCTGCCGCCTCACGGGTGGCACTGAGATTGTCGAAGCAGGAGCCCTCCTTGTTTGATCGTTCCCATCGGCGTCTGAACCTCCTGACCGGGGAATATGTCCTGGTCAGTCCGCATCGCACCCAGCGGCCCTGGCAGGGCAAGGTCGAGCGCGTGGAAGAAGCCCTGCGCCCTCCTTACGATCCGGGCTGCTACCTCTGTCCGGGCAACGCCCGGGCTGGCGGCCATCGCAACCCGCCCTACGAAAGCACCTTCGTCTTTGATAATGATTTCGCGGCCCTTTCACCCAAAGGGGAAGCCACCCAGCCCTCGTCCTCGGGGGGCCTGCTGCAGGCCGAACCGGTGAGCGGCCTCTGCAAGGTGCTCTGCTTCAGTCCGCGTCACGACCTGAGCCTGCCCGAGATGAGTCTGCCCGAGTTGGAGTCGGTGCTGGAGGCCTGGACGGCGGAAAGCCGCGAGTTGGGTGCTCGCCCCGACATCCAGTGCGTGCAGGTCTTCGAGAACAAGGGCGAGCTCATGGGCTGCTCGAACCCCCATCCGCACAGCCAGATCTGGGCCACGGAGCACCTGCCCAACGAATCGGCCAAGGAACTGCTCCAGCAGCGCGCCCATTTCGCCAGGCACGGACGGCCGCTGCTGATGGATGTTCTGGATGAGGAGCTGCGGCAGGGAGAGCGCATCGTGGTGGCGAACGAGGGCTTTGTGGCCCTGGTGCCCTTCTGGGCCCAGTGGCCCTTCGAGACCCTGGTGCTGCCGAGGAAGCCGCTGCGCACCCTGCTCGATCTGGACGCCCGGGATCGCCACCTGCTGGCCGACCTGATCAAGCGGCTCACCACCCGCTATGACAACCTCTTCGAGATCAGCTTCCCCTACAGCATGGGCTTCCACCAGGCGCCCTTCGATGGAGAGGCCCACGAGGAGTGGCTGCTGCACATGCACTTCTACCCGCCCCTGCTGCGCAGCGCCACGGTGCGGAAGTACATGGTCGGGTTTGAAATGCTGGGCATGCCCGGTCGTGACATCACGCCGGAGCTGGCGGCAGCGCGGCTCCGCGAGATGTCCGAGATCCACTACAAGCAGATCCGCTGA